The Blastomonas fulva genome contains a region encoding:
- a CDS encoding acyl-CoA dehydrogenase family protein, whose amino-acid sequence MNFEWTPEEDAFRKRLQAFLATTLPEDWERFSQHGPASPVLTRYAETFCGKLAQERLLTPHWPKEIGGEGLDPWHQTILAEEMWVAGEPRGGQYMNINWIGPTLIKYGSKAQQERYLPPIAEGRALWCQGFSEPGSGSDLASLRTRAVLEGEHYRVTGQKIWTSYAGLADTCFLLCRTSEDRKRGISILLVPMDTPGITVRQIPSLIGEGDIHEVFFDDMLVPADSLFGAEGQAWEIIAYSLVNERLGIPRYSLARAALDRAVSVLVQNGGWSSDAVKIEAAHCAALCEAARTSSYAIVTTRARGQQVGPESSVARFATVMAERRVAEFVVEYLPEALADAHPYLKMHHQRGIVAGIAAGAAEIQLNIIANDVLKLPREPR is encoded by the coding sequence ATGAATTTCGAATGGACCCCGGAAGAAGACGCTTTTCGCAAGCGCCTGCAGGCATTCCTCGCAACAACGCTTCCCGAGGATTGGGAGCGGTTCTCGCAACACGGTCCCGCATCGCCTGTTCTGACCCGGTATGCCGAGACGTTCTGCGGAAAACTGGCGCAGGAGCGGTTGCTGACTCCGCATTGGCCCAAGGAGATCGGCGGCGAAGGGCTTGATCCCTGGCACCAGACGATCCTGGCCGAAGAAATGTGGGTCGCCGGCGAACCGCGCGGTGGCCAGTACATGAACATCAACTGGATCGGCCCCACGCTGATCAAGTACGGCAGCAAGGCGCAGCAGGAGCGTTACCTGCCGCCCATCGCCGAAGGGCGTGCGCTGTGGTGCCAGGGCTTTTCAGAGCCTGGTTCGGGTTCCGACCTTGCCTCGCTTCGCACCCGCGCGGTGCTGGAGGGTGAGCATTACCGTGTTACCGGGCAGAAGATTTGGACCAGCTATGCAGGGCTCGCCGACACGTGCTTTCTGCTGTGCCGGACATCGGAAGACCGCAAGCGGGGGATTTCCATCCTGCTGGTTCCTATGGACACGCCGGGCATCACCGTGCGGCAGATCCCTTCGCTAATCGGCGAGGGCGACATCCACGAGGTGTTCTTCGACGACATGCTGGTGCCTGCCGACTCGCTGTTCGGTGCCGAGGGACAGGCGTGGGAGATCATTGCATACAGCCTGGTCAACGAACGCCTGGGCATTCCGCGCTACAGCCTCGCGCGTGCCGCGCTGGATCGGGCAGTTAGCGTGCTGGTGCAGAACGGTGGCTGGAGCAGCGATGCCGTGAAGATCGAGGCGGCGCATTGTGCTGCCCTGTGCGAAGCGGCGCGCACGTCAAGCTATGCCATCGTCACGACCCGCGCACGCGGTCAGCAGGTCGGCCCGGAAAGTTCGGTGGCACGCTTTGCCACGGTGATGGCCGAGCGTCGCGTTGCGGAATTTGTTGTGGAATATCTGCCCGAGGCGCTTGCCGATGCGCACCCTTATCTCAAGATGCACCACCAGCGCGGCATCGTTGCCGGCATTGCCGCCGGAGCTGCAGAAATCCAGCTTAACATCATCGCCAACGATGTGCTGAAGCTGCCCCGGGAACCAAGATGA
- a CDS encoding acyl-CoA dehydrogenase family protein, translating into MSMDRTELRDSARKAFGASSATGDAAGNWAKLSEMGWFMMTVPEAQGGLGLGSEAHAIIHYELGRALVPGPVIAQMMLVEALAATGQSDLLDRAMAGGKMTASLALPTEDDVIEAVPDADVASHVLVTRQGAIRVVPLDRCTIAAQPTWDETRRLFDVRPPSASDGVVIAHGQAAEQLRTSLLLQMLLALSADSLGGAEAALAMTVDYLKTRRQFDRPLAMFQALKHRVADLKIAHSAAEALLWDRAAGRPSLALMGSLKTHCTEAFRLIAEDCIQLHGGIGLTQEHPCHLFFKRAMLNCALGGDAFHWEEIAGRAVMETTG; encoded by the coding sequence ATGAGCATGGACCGCACCGAACTGCGCGACAGCGCGCGCAAGGCGTTTGGGGCATCCAGCGCGACAGGCGATGCAGCAGGCAACTGGGCGAAGCTCAGCGAAATGGGCTGGTTCATGATGACCGTGCCCGAGGCGCAGGGCGGGCTCGGCCTGGGCAGCGAGGCGCACGCCATTATCCATTACGAGCTGGGCCGGGCACTGGTGCCGGGACCGGTGATCGCCCAGATGATGCTGGTCGAGGCGCTGGCCGCGACAGGACAGTCAGACCTGCTGGACCGTGCGATGGCAGGCGGGAAGATGACCGCATCGCTGGCGCTGCCGACCGAGGACGATGTGATCGAGGCGGTCCCCGATGCGGATGTCGCCAGCCATGTCCTGGTGACCCGGCAGGGTGCAATCCGCGTTGTCCCGCTCGACCGATGCACGATCGCTGCCCAGCCAACATGGGACGAGACGCGGCGGCTGTTCGATGTGCGGCCGCCATCCGCCAGCGATGGTGTGGTCATCGCGCATGGGCAAGCCGCAGAGCAACTTCGGACTTCGCTGCTCCTGCAGATGCTGCTGGCCTTGTCTGCGGATTCGCTGGGCGGGGCGGAAGCGGCGCTGGCGATGACGGTCGACTATCTCAAGACACGCCGCCAGTTCGACCGGCCACTGGCGATGTTCCAGGCGCTGAAGCACCGCGTTGCCGACCTCAAGATTGCCCACAGCGCCGCCGAAGCCCTGCTATGGGATCGCGCGGCTGGAAGGCCATCGCTGGCGCTGATGGGTAGCCTGAAGACGCACTGCACCGAAGCGTTCCGGCTGATTGCCGAGGATTGCATCCAGCTGCACGGTGGCATCGGGCTGACGCAGGAGCACCCCTGCCACCTGTTTTTCAAGCGCGCGATGCTGAACTGCGCACTGGGTGGCGACGCCTTCCACTGGGAAGAGATTGCAGGCCGTGCAGTGATGGAGACGACAGGATGA
- a CDS encoding DUF3297 family protein, giving the protein MTETPETAEQTTPAAAASGDVPPDRLAISPRSPHFDGDLLARGIGIRFKGVEKNNVEEYSISEGWIRVQAGKTMDRKGQPLTLKLSGPVEAWYKDLGDDAPVAKAG; this is encoded by the coding sequence ATGACCGAGACGCCCGAAACCGCCGAACAGACCACCCCCGCAGCAGCGGCCAGCGGCGATGTGCCGCCCGATCGTCTGGCGATCAGCCCACGCAGCCCGCATTTCGACGGCGATCTGCTCGCGCGCGGCATCGGCATCCGCTTCAAGGGCGTCGAGAAGAACAATGTCGAGGAATACTCGATCTCCGAAGGCTGGATTCGCGTCCAGGCCGGCAAGACCATGGACCGCAAGGGACAGCCGCTGACGCTCAAACTGAGCGGCCCGGTGGAAGCCTGGTACAAGGATCTGGGCGACGACGCTCCGGTCGCCAAGGCAGGCTGA
- a CDS encoding sterol desaturase family protein, translating into MFETMITGEKALQIWLALFVVTGLLAGIFTGFFKARKIQPRGFKWSVFRNEAMFGTINLVVSTLLIGGSTQWLTANGWISFKSGPVEWWVIALEYAAYFILFDTWFYWLHRGMHKEPFYSWIHKLHHKSTSPNLLTTLSVNPLESLINGGFVPLFTALLTVHAETMLLIGPTNIIMGLYVHSGYELFPRWWNKSWATKWFITATFHDQHHKYFTANFGGYTTVWDRLCGTMRPKFEADFVKIKDRPGTPDRTATAE; encoded by the coding sequence GTGTTTGAGACGATGATAACGGGCGAGAAGGCCCTGCAGATATGGCTTGCCCTGTTCGTCGTCACCGGGCTGCTGGCCGGGATCTTCACCGGATTCTTCAAGGCCCGCAAGATCCAGCCAAGGGGCTTCAAATGGTCGGTTTTCCGGAACGAGGCGATGTTCGGGACGATCAATCTTGTTGTCTCCACACTGCTGATCGGTGGATCGACGCAGTGGCTGACCGCCAATGGCTGGATCAGCTTCAAAAGTGGCCCGGTGGAATGGTGGGTGATCGCGCTGGAATACGCTGCGTATTTTATCCTGTTCGACACATGGTTCTACTGGCTGCACCGGGGCATGCACAAGGAGCCGTTCTACAGCTGGATCCACAAGCTGCACCACAAGTCCACATCGCCCAACTTGCTGACGACGCTGTCGGTCAACCCGCTGGAATCGCTGATCAACGGCGGATTCGTGCCGTTGTTTACCGCGCTGCTGACAGTGCATGCCGAAACGATGCTGCTGATCGGCCCGACCAACATCATCATGGGGCTGTATGTCCATTCAGGCTATGAACTTTTCCCGCGCTGGTGGAACAAGAGCTGGGCAACAAAGTGGTTCATCACCGCAACCTTCCACGACCAGCACCACAAATACTTCACCGCCAATTTCGGCGGCTATACCACCGTATGGGACCGGCTGTGCGGCACCATGCGTCCCAAGTTCGAGGCGGATTTCGTGAAGATCAAGGACCGACCCGGCACGCCTGACAGAACGGCCACTGCGGAATAA
- a CDS encoding acyl-CoA dehydrogenase family protein: MDLSLNADQVAILDSLESLTRPYAGVSLHETGFSLTDGALDRELQQGGFLDVASDPDLGMVTAAIVVERLARLPQATRAALASIIAPILKLNTQTPFCIVAGDQLQRPLRFLGAGATVVVVTDTVSSFTATASQVRAEPDALYGYPVGTLVEMPSDREEHDVGSDVFMTHWRIALAAESAGLLAAALDSVCAYTAQRHQFGRPLASFQGMRHRLAEAKVRTNGVYWLAIRAGATLNPADAALAAFHAQESARQVVYDLHQFMGGMGMTLEHPLHLWTYRLKLLASEMGGRGNNALAAARSIWG; encoded by the coding sequence ATGGATCTTTCACTCAACGCCGATCAGGTGGCCATTCTCGATTCGCTGGAATCGCTGACGCGGCCCTATGCCGGCGTGTCCCTGCACGAAACCGGCTTCTCCTTGACCGATGGCGCACTTGACCGCGAGCTCCAGCAGGGCGGGTTTCTGGATGTCGCCTCAGACCCTGATCTGGGTATGGTGACGGCTGCAATCGTTGTCGAACGACTGGCACGATTGCCGCAGGCCACAAGGGCGGCGCTTGCGTCGATCATCGCCCCGATCCTCAAGCTGAATACACAGACGCCTTTTTGCATCGTCGCTGGTGACCAATTGCAGCGCCCCTTGCGGTTCTTGGGCGCAGGAGCCACGGTGGTTGTTGTCACGGACACCGTCAGCAGCTTCACCGCAACAGCATCGCAAGTCCGCGCTGAACCTGATGCGCTATATGGCTACCCCGTCGGCACATTGGTGGAAATGCCTTCTGACCGGGAAGAGCATGATGTCGGCAGCGACGTATTCATGACCCACTGGCGTATCGCGCTGGCTGCGGAATCCGCAGGGCTTCTCGCTGCCGCGCTGGACAGCGTTTGCGCCTATACGGCGCAGCGGCACCAGTTCGGACGGCCATTGGCCAGCTTCCAGGGGATGAGGCACCGTCTGGCAGAGGCGAAGGTGCGGACCAACGGCGTCTATTGGCTTGCGATAAGAGCGGGTGCTACCCTTAATCCGGCAGATGCTGCGCTGGCCGCGTTCCACGCGCAGGAGTCGGCGCGCCAGGTGGTGTATGATCTGCACCAGTTCATGGGGGGCATGGGGATGACGCTCGAACATCCACTGCATTTGTGGACCTACAGGCTCAAGCTGCTGGCCAGCGAAATGGGCGGACGCGGCAACAATGCGCTGGCGGCCGCCCGCTCCATTTGGGGCTGA
- a CDS encoding aquaporin — protein sequence MGRQGRRLIAEGLGSGLLFACVVGSGIMAEALSGGNVAIALLGNTLATGAILYVLITIFGPVSGAHFNPAVTLVMRLRGEIGTREALAFVVMQLTGGIIGIFVTHLMFDLPILQMSLKTRAGIGNWTGEFVATFGLLLTILGSVRYRPDNVPAAVALYIVAGYWFTSSTSFANPAIAVARSLSNSFAGIAPADVPMFVVMQFAGAIAAWAVGRVLFVED from the coding sequence ATGGGGCGACAGGGGCGCAGGCTCATTGCAGAAGGGCTCGGGTCCGGGCTGTTGTTTGCTTGTGTCGTCGGATCCGGGATCATGGCCGAGGCGCTGTCCGGGGGCAATGTCGCCATCGCGCTGCTCGGCAACACGCTGGCCACCGGCGCGATTCTGTATGTGCTGATCACCATTTTCGGCCCGGTTTCAGGCGCGCACTTCAACCCGGCGGTGACATTGGTGATGCGGCTGCGCGGAGAGATCGGCACGCGCGAGGCGCTGGCGTTCGTCGTCATGCAGTTGACCGGCGGGATCATCGGCATCTTCGTGACCCATCTGATGTTCGACCTGCCGATCCTGCAGATGTCTCTCAAAACGCGCGCCGGGATCGGCAACTGGACCGGCGAGTTCGTCGCGACCTTCGGCCTGTTGCTGACGATCCTGGGGAGTGTGCGATACCGGCCGGACAACGTGCCAGCCGCTGTCGCGCTGTATATCGTGGCAGGCTATTGGTTCACCAGCTCGACCAGCTTTGCCAACCCCGCGATTGCGGTGGCACGGTCGCTGTCGAACAGCTTTGCAGGCATTGCCCCTGCCGATGTGCCGATGTTCGTCGTCATGCAGTTTGCCGGCGCAATCGCGGCATGGGCGGTCGGGCGCGTGCTGTTCGTCGAGGACTGA
- the rimO gene encoding 30S ribosomal protein S12 methylthiotransferase RimO, with protein sequence MTTPITIPAPPKVGMVSLGCPKALVDSERILTKLRAEGYQMSADYAGADVVLVNTCGFLDSAKEESLEAIGEAMAENGRVIVTGCMGNEADVIRARFPDVLAVTGAHQYEDVVQAVHDAAPPARGAFIDLVPEGGIKLTPRHYSYLKISEGCNHRCSFCIIPSLRGDLVSRRIDAVLREAEKLVAAGTRELLVISQDTSAYGVDTRHEPRDWKGRPVRAHMTDLARELGGLRTPEGKAPWVRLHYVYPYPHVDHVIPLMAEGLLTPYLDIPFQHAAPAVLKRMKRPANEAKVLDRIKAWRTIAPDITIRSSFVVGFPGETEADFQYLLDWLDEAQLDRVGGFRFEPVEGAAANDLSDPVPEEVKEERYQRLMEKTAAISAAKLAAKVGRTLPVIIDEVGEPDEEDGSVGATGRSQADAPEIDGHVYLRDVPEGLAPGSFVDVLVEDADEHDLYGVIAPGA encoded by the coding sequence ATGACCACCCCCATCACTATTCCCGCCCCGCCGAAAGTCGGCATGGTCTCGCTTGGCTGCCCCAAGGCGCTGGTCGATTCCGAACGCATCCTAACCAAGCTGCGCGCCGAGGGCTATCAGATGTCCGCCGATTACGCGGGCGCCGATGTCGTGCTGGTCAACACCTGCGGCTTTCTCGACAGCGCCAAGGAGGAGAGCCTTGAGGCAATCGGCGAGGCGATGGCCGAGAACGGCCGCGTCATCGTCACCGGCTGCATGGGCAACGAGGCCGATGTCATCCGCGCGCGCTTCCCCGATGTGCTCGCGGTCACCGGCGCGCATCAGTATGAGGATGTCGTCCAGGCCGTCCACGATGCCGCTCCGCCTGCGCGCGGCGCTTTCATTGATCTGGTCCCGGAAGGCGGCATCAAGCTGACACCGCGCCACTATAGCTATCTGAAGATTTCCGAAGGCTGCAACCACCGCTGCTCGTTCTGCATTATCCCGTCCTTGCGCGGCGACCTCGTCAGCCGCCGAATTGATGCGGTGCTGCGCGAGGCGGAAAAGCTGGTCGCGGCAGGAACCCGCGAGCTGCTGGTGATCAGCCAGGATACCTCGGCCTATGGCGTCGATACCCGGCACGAACCGCGCGACTGGAAGGGGCGTCCGGTGCGTGCGCACATGACCGATCTTGCGCGCGAGCTCGGCGGCCTGCGGACCCCGGAGGGCAAGGCGCCCTGGGTGAGGCTGCATTATGTCTACCCGTACCCGCATGTCGACCATGTCATCCCGCTGATGGCCGAAGGTCTGCTCACCCCCTATCTTGATATCCCGTTCCAGCACGCAGCCCCTGCGGTGCTCAAGCGGATGAAGCGCCCGGCGAACGAGGCCAAGGTGCTCGACCGGATCAAGGCGTGGCGCACCATCGCGCCCGATATCACCATCCGCTCGTCGTTCGTTGTCGGCTTTCCCGGCGAGACCGAGGCAGACTTCCAGTATCTGCTCGACTGGCTGGACGAAGCGCAACTCGACCGCGTCGGCGGCTTCCGCTTCGAGCCGGTGGAGGGCGCTGCCGCCAATGACCTGTCCGATCCGGTGCCCGAAGAGGTCAAGGAAGAGCGTTACCAGCGGCTGATGGAAAAGACCGCCGCGATCAGTGCCGCAAAGCTTGCCGCTAAGGTCGGCCGCACGCTGCCCGTGATCATCGACGAAGTCGGCGAGCCTGACGAGGAAGACGGCTCGGTCGGGGCCACTGGGCGTTCGCAGGCCGATGCGCCCGAGATCGACGGCCATGTCTATCTGCGCGACGTGCCAGAGGGCCTTGCGCCCGGGTCTTTCGTCGATGTGCTGGTCGAGGATGCCGACGAGCACGACCTCTACGGGGTGATCGCACCAGGCGCCTGA
- a CDS encoding HPF/RaiA family ribosome-associated protein — protein MLIQFNTDNRITGDEDLAAQAEEIVTSRLNRFASRLSRVEIHLADVNGPRGGSDDIVCTLEARPEGGKPVTVKGNAGQTETAVRDASDKMQALLETHFGKLRTH, from the coding sequence ATGCTGATTCAGTTCAATACCGACAACCGTATCACCGGTGACGAGGACCTGGCCGCGCAGGCGGAGGAGATCGTGACATCGCGGCTCAACCGGTTCGCCAGCAGGCTCAGCCGGGTCGAAATCCACCTTGCCGATGTCAACGGCCCGCGCGGCGGTAGCGATGATATCGTGTGCACCCTGGAAGCGCGCCCTGAGGGCGGCAAACCGGTGACAGTGAAGGGCAATGCAGGGCAGACTGAAACTGCGGTGCGTGATGCATCGGACAAGATGCAGGCGCTGCTCGAAACCCATTTCGGCAAGCTCAGGACCCACTGA
- a CDS encoding Rieske (2Fe-2S) protein, which yields MANTTFCAALPLADLGEGETRLVTLQGTDVLLCRDEGAIYAIASRCSHLEEPLACGKVKWGRIACPAHGARFDLATGEALSKPATLPIRTFAVRVIGDMIEVAA from the coding sequence ATGGCAAATACGACATTCTGCGCCGCCCTGCCGCTGGCAGACCTGGGCGAAGGCGAGACCAGGCTCGTCACCCTGCAGGGCACCGACGTGCTGCTGTGCAGGGATGAAGGGGCGATATACGCCATTGCAAGCCGCTGCTCGCACCTTGAAGAGCCCCTGGCGTGCGGCAAGGTAAAATGGGGGCGCATCGCCTGCCCCGCGCATGGGGCACGCTTCGATCTTGCCACTGGCGAAGCCTTGAGCAAGCCTGCCACGCTTCCGATCCGCACATTTGCGGTGCGCGTGATCGGCGACATGATCGAGGTGGCGGCATGA
- a CDS encoding CHAP domain-containing protein produces the protein MFLRPGFLPVLACAAALTIASPQSEAQEPLLQCVPYARQVSGIQIYGDAHSWWQQADGRYAKGQRPAPGAVMAFKPHRAMQLGHVAAVSKVIDSRRVLLDHANWSPINGRKGQIERDVLAEDVSAANDWSEVRVWYTPIGGLGTTRYPVHGFIYPQGRAPRQLQTPPVQIASNVEATRELSRDERKAQRKAERLAEKEARKKLKQIEKQRRDYARYLKQQDKARRETVRMSPPPLPAPQADPIGDLIGRIGG, from the coding sequence ATGTTCCTGCGCCCCGGATTCTTGCCCGTTCTGGCCTGTGCTGCTGCCCTGACCATCGCCTCCCCGCAATCGGAGGCGCAGGAGCCGCTGCTGCAATGCGTGCCCTATGCGCGGCAGGTGAGCGGAATCCAGATCTATGGCGACGCGCACAGCTGGTGGCAGCAGGCCGACGGTCGCTATGCCAAGGGACAGCGCCCCGCGCCCGGCGCGGTGATGGCGTTCAAGCCGCATCGCGCGATGCAGCTGGGCCATGTCGCGGCGGTGAGCAAGGTCATCGATTCGCGCCGCGTGTTGCTCGATCACGCCAACTGGTCGCCGATCAACGGCCGCAAGGGCCAGATCGAACGCGACGTTCTGGCCGAGGACGTGTCTGCCGCGAACGACTGGAGCGAAGTGAGGGTGTGGTACACGCCGATCGGCGGGCTGGGCACGACGCGATATCCGGTGCATGGGTTCATCTATCCGCAGGGCCGCGCGCCCCGGCAGCTGCAGACGCCGCCGGTGCAGATCGCCTCGAACGTTGAAGCAACCCGCGAACTTTCGCGCGACGAGCGCAAGGCGCAACGCAAGGCCGAGCGGCTCGCCGAAAAGGAAGCGCGCAAGAAGCTCAAGCAGATCGAAAAGCAGCGCCGAGACTATGCGCGCTATCTCAAGCAGCAGGACAAGGCTCGGCGCGAGACCGTGCGCATGTCACCGCCGCCGCTTCCCGCTCCGCAGGCCGATCCGATCGGCGACCTGATCGGCAGGATTGGCGGCTAG
- a CDS encoding MFS transporter, which yields MNQAVLPGATTEWRRHFMLPVAAMFGYSVSVIHIYGIYPYILPVTKEFGWTRGQFTGAFTFAILVQALLAVPVGMLVDRFGSRRLGLAGVVLVCLGFALFSTSSGSLTNWYLMWGIMTLVALPVQATVWTSAVATRFTASRGTAFAITLCGASVAQFVFPPLATRLIGDYGWRTAFVWHGLIWMAVVLPVVFLFFRGARDAGRTAKASPLPRPPAASGVGFRDGLRSPVYVRLLLASLFFTFTIVALNYQFMPILAGWGIEPTRAAWLASLIGLSSVVGRLVTGYLIDRFRASHVGAIVFLLPIIAVLMLLFGEDYAPAPALVAIMLGLTLGAEVDVIVYLTTRFFGLNSFGALYGGLLAALSIGTAIGPLAASLIFDATGRYDRFFWLAIALLLLSSAALFSLPKPADIEEDTSV from the coding sequence GTGAACCAGGCCGTCTTGCCCGGCGCAACAACCGAATGGCGCCGCCATTTCATGCTGCCGGTGGCGGCGATGTTCGGCTATTCGGTCAGCGTTATCCACATCTATGGCATCTATCCCTATATCCTTCCGGTCACCAAGGAGTTTGGCTGGACGCGCGGGCAGTTCACCGGGGCGTTCACCTTTGCGATATTGGTGCAGGCACTGCTGGCCGTCCCGGTGGGTATGCTGGTCGACCGGTTCGGCTCGCGCAGGCTGGGGCTTGCCGGTGTGGTTCTGGTGTGCCTGGGCTTTGCGCTGTTCAGCACATCCTCCGGCAGCCTGACGAACTGGTATCTGATGTGGGGGATCATGACGCTGGTTGCCCTTCCCGTCCAGGCGACGGTGTGGACCAGCGCGGTCGCCACGCGGTTCACCGCGTCACGCGGGACGGCATTTGCCATCACTTTGTGCGGCGCATCGGTCGCGCAATTCGTGTTCCCGCCGCTCGCGACCCGTCTGATCGGCGACTATGGCTGGAGGACCGCATTCGTCTGGCATGGATTGATCTGGATGGCGGTCGTGCTGCCGGTCGTATTCCTCTTCTTCAGAGGCGCGCGCGATGCCGGTCGCACGGCCAAGGCATCACCTTTGCCACGTCCACCTGCGGCGAGCGGCGTCGGCTTCCGCGATGGCCTGCGGTCACCGGTCTATGTCCGATTGTTGTTGGCCAGCCTCTTTTTCACCTTCACCATCGTTGCCCTGAACTACCAGTTCATGCCGATCCTTGCTGGATGGGGGATAGAGCCGACCAGAGCAGCGTGGCTGGCATCGCTGATCGGTCTTTCGTCGGTGGTCGGCAGGCTGGTGACCGGATATCTCATCGACCGCTTCCGCGCTTCGCATGTCGGCGCAATCGTGTTCCTGCTCCCCATTATCGCGGTCCTGATGCTGCTGTTTGGGGAGGATTACGCTCCTGCCCCCGCGCTGGTCGCGATCATGTTGGGGCTGACACTGGGCGCGGAGGTGGATGTCATCGTCTATCTCACCACCCGGTTCTTCGGGCTGAACAGCTTTGGCGCGCTATATGGCGGGCTTCTTGCCGCGCTGTCGATCGGAACTGCCATCGGCCCTCTGGCCGCCTCGCTCATTTTCGACGCGACGGGCCGATATGACCGCTTTTTCTGGCTGGCGATCGCGCTCCTGCTGCTCAGCAGCGCCGCGCTTTTCAGCCTGCCCAAGCCAGCAGATATAGAGGAGGATACCAGTGTTTGA
- a CDS encoding acyl-CoA dehydrogenase family protein, whose amino-acid sequence MSAALETLRENVRTWLAGNAPKDWREAATHEAFVTGQRQWFGKLVAAGYAIPHWPAGWQGGGRSLAEQKVIYEELARADAPRLLLSFVSTYHVFATLQECGNDAQRARYLPAILEGETWCQGFSEPGAGSDLAAIKTRGERRGDVYVVNGQKLWSTMAQYADKCLLLVRTSSEGAKQAGLTYLLMDMKAPGVTVRPIHQIQGDEEFAEIFLDNVEVPLAERVGEEGAGWAVAQATLSSERGLTLMELGYRMRGSMGLLTDLIRKSGKAGDAGVLRELGRLSAQVDATCALADRFLHNRITGAEQVGDASIVKNSYSRTLRAWADLGVRVGGLLEQYRKPITFGDLNTGNWMADFMNSYAWTIAGGSEEVQRNIIAERMLEMPREPKSWVA is encoded by the coding sequence ATGAGCGCGGCGCTGGAGACGTTGCGGGAGAACGTGCGCACCTGGCTGGCAGGCAATGCGCCGAAAGACTGGCGTGAGGCCGCCACGCATGAGGCCTTCGTGACCGGCCAGCGGCAATGGTTCGGCAAGCTGGTGGCAGCAGGCTATGCCATCCCGCACTGGCCTGCAGGTTGGCAAGGCGGTGGCCGCAGCCTGGCCGAGCAGAAAGTGATCTATGAGGAACTGGCCCGCGCGGACGCCCCGCGGCTGCTTCTATCTTTCGTCTCGACCTATCATGTGTTTGCAACCCTTCAGGAGTGCGGCAACGATGCTCAGCGTGCACGCTATCTTCCCGCCATTCTCGAGGGGGAGACCTGGTGCCAGGGTTTCTCCGAACCGGGGGCAGGATCGGACCTTGCCGCGATCAAGACCCGCGGGGAGCGGCGCGGTGACGTATATGTTGTCAACGGGCAGAAGCTGTGGTCGACCATGGCGCAATATGCGGACAAATGCCTGCTGCTGGTGCGCACCTCGTCCGAAGGCGCAAAGCAGGCCGGGCTGACCTATCTGCTGATGGACATGAAGGCGCCGGGTGTCACCGTGCGGCCCATCCACCAGATTCAGGGCGATGAGGAGTTTGCCGAAATCTTCCTCGACAATGTCGAGGTGCCGCTCGCAGAACGGGTTGGCGAGGAAGGCGCAGGCTGGGCGGTCGCGCAGGCAACCTTGTCATCCGAACGGGGCCTGACGCTGATGGAACTGGGATATCGCATGCGCGGCAGCATGGGCCTGCTCACTGATCTTATCCGCAAATCCGGCAAGGCGGGCGACGCGGGGGTCCTGCGCGAACTCGGCCGGCTGTCGGCGCAGGTCGATGCGACCTGCGCGCTTGCCGACCGGTTCCTGCACAACCGGATCACCGGTGCCGAACAGGTCGGCGATGCCTCGATCGTGAAGAACAGCTATTCGCGCACCCTGCGCGCATGGGCCGACCTGGGCGTGCGTGTCGGCGGGCTTTTGGAACAATATCGCAAGCCGATCACGTTCGGCGATCTCAACACCGGCAACTGGATGGCCGATTTCATGAACAGCTATGCCTGGACCATCGCAGGAGGCAGCGAAGAGGTTCAACGCAACATCATCGCCGAGCGCATGTTGGAAATGCCGCGCGAACCCAAGAGTTGGGTGGCATGA